A genomic window from Microvirga sp. TS319 includes:
- a CDS encoding ABC transporter permease, translated as MSDAVLDHAEATGRRRGRRAGLGLRLRQHAGILGSLALFIALYLFYQANHPRGFTGQILIQNANEAFALALVSMAQTVPVLMAGLDLSVGAVMTLSGCIASHLVNGSPVEIAFGLAACIAAGAICGFINGCIVVYGRIQPIIATLATSAIYMGFALILRPTPGGKVHEDLSWAMTNDVREFAATFGLFDDGEAAWLQPFAWIPVPLILLAIIILVVWVPFTRTVTGRTVYAIGSSEGAAYMSGLPVHRAKLAAFTLAGLFAGLGGLFLALQTSSGNADIPQAGAYTLNSIAAVVIGGTSLLGGTGSAIGSVIGAFVLRTISFNFRIFDIAPLLQPLFEGIVLLAAVSLGGLKLLRLKNKLEVFR; from the coding sequence ATGTCTGACGCCGTTCTCGATCACGCGGAGGCGACCGGGAGGAGGCGCGGCCGGAGAGCGGGGCTCGGCCTGAGGCTGCGGCAGCATGCGGGCATTCTCGGCTCCCTTGCGCTCTTCATCGCGCTCTATCTCTTCTATCAGGCGAACCATCCGCGCGGCTTCACGGGGCAGATCCTGATCCAGAACGCCAACGAGGCCTTCGCTCTGGCGCTGGTCTCGATGGCCCAGACGGTGCCGGTGCTCATGGCGGGCCTCGATCTTTCCGTCGGCGCCGTCATGACCCTGTCCGGCTGCATCGCCAGCCATCTCGTCAACGGCAGCCCGGTCGAGATCGCGTTCGGCCTCGCAGCCTGCATCGCCGCTGGTGCGATCTGCGGCTTCATCAACGGCTGCATCGTGGTCTATGGGCGCATCCAGCCCATCATCGCGACGCTCGCCACGAGCGCGATCTATATGGGGTTTGCCCTCATCCTGCGGCCGACGCCGGGCGGCAAGGTGCACGAGGATCTCTCCTGGGCGATGACCAACGACGTCCGGGAATTCGCCGCGACCTTCGGGCTCTTCGACGACGGCGAGGCGGCATGGCTCCAGCCCTTCGCGTGGATTCCCGTACCGCTCATCCTGCTGGCGATCATCATCCTGGTCGTCTGGGTGCCCTTCACCCGCACCGTGACGGGCCGGACGGTCTATGCCATCGGCTCCTCGGAAGGGGCCGCCTATATGTCGGGCCTGCCGGTCCATCGGGCGAAGCTCGCGGCCTTCACCCTGGCCGGTCTCTTCGCCGGTCTCGGGGGCCTCTTCCTCGCGCTCCAGACGTCCTCCGGCAACGCCGACATTCCGCAGGCCGGGGCCTATACGCTGAATTCCATCGCAGCCGTCGTGATCGGCGGCACGTCGCTCCTCGGGGGCACGGGCAGCGCCATCGGGTCCGTCATCGGCGCGTTCGTGCTGCGCACCATCTCGTTCAACTTCCGCATCTTCGACATCGCGCCGCTCCTGCAGCCGCTTTTCGAGGGAATCGTGCTGCTCGCAGCCGTGAGCCTGGGCGGCCTGAAGCTGCTGCGGCTCAAGAACAAACTCGAGGTGTTCCGGTGA
- a CDS encoding sugar ABC transporter ATP-binding protein → MVEAARFFVLENISKRYGGVHALQDVNFACGRGSIHAVLGENGAGKSTLMKIMAGVVQPDEGRMLLEGATVAFANPAAANRAGIVCIFQELSLMPELTVADNITLSNPPYRFGLIDGRAQRRRSEELLARIGCEDINPMSRVADLPLSRRQMVEIAKALGRDPKLLILDEATSALTATDVDRVYRLLFALKARNLSILYISHRMHEIEALADRCSVFRNGRHVETFAKGARSRDEIIGLMIGREIEGQFPQKPERSRPAPFIRIRDLSWESRLNGVSLEAGSGEIVGLGGLDGQGQKELMLALFGVLRGVRGTVTLDGKAMAMRSPGAAKSGRVRLALVPEDRKSEGLILSMSISDNLSMASLDRLSRGPFIDAGRVHATVAQAIEQLRIRIGDPDDPVSTLSGGNQQKVVIAKWLATGPDVILLNDPTRGIDVGTKQEIYRLMRRLADEGACILFYSTDYEELIGCCDRVAVMYDGRVVRELAGKAINEHNLIASALNIVEPREQAQDPTQDPTQESTQESTQESTHV, encoded by the coding sequence ATGGTCGAGGCCGCTCGCTTCTTCGTCCTTGAGAACATCTCCAAGCGTTATGGAGGTGTGCACGCCCTGCAGGACGTGAATTTCGCCTGCGGCCGCGGGTCGATTCACGCGGTGCTTGGGGAAAACGGCGCCGGAAAGTCGACGCTCATGAAAATCATGGCCGGCGTGGTGCAGCCCGATGAGGGCCGCATGCTTCTCGAGGGCGCGACGGTCGCTTTCGCCAATCCGGCGGCGGCGAACCGGGCCGGGATCGTCTGCATCTTTCAAGAACTGTCGCTGATGCCCGAACTCACGGTGGCCGACAACATCACCCTGTCGAACCCGCCGTACCGCTTCGGCCTGATCGACGGCCGCGCGCAGCGGCGGCGCTCCGAGGAGCTGCTCGCCCGCATCGGCTGCGAGGATATCAACCCCATGAGCCGGGTGGCCGATCTTCCCCTGTCGCGCCGCCAGATGGTCGAGATCGCAAAGGCTCTCGGCCGGGATCCGAAGCTCCTCATTCTCGACGAGGCCACCTCCGCCCTCACGGCGACCGACGTGGACCGGGTCTATCGCCTGCTCTTCGCGCTGAAGGCCCGGAATCTGAGCATTCTCTACATTTCCCACCGCATGCACGAGATCGAGGCGCTGGCCGATCGCTGCTCGGTGTTCCGCAACGGACGGCATGTGGAGACTTTCGCCAAGGGCGCCCGGAGCCGTGACGAGATCATCGGCCTCATGATAGGCCGCGAAATCGAAGGGCAATTTCCGCAAAAGCCCGAGCGGTCGCGGCCGGCGCCCTTCATCCGGATCCGCGATCTTTCATGGGAGAGCCGCCTCAACGGGGTCTCGCTCGAAGCCGGCTCCGGCGAGATCGTCGGCCTCGGCGGTCTCGACGGGCAAGGCCAGAAGGAGCTGATGCTCGCGCTCTTCGGCGTGCTGCGGGGCGTGCGCGGCACGGTGACGCTCGACGGCAAGGCCATGGCCATGCGATCGCCCGGCGCGGCCAAGAGCGGCCGCGTCCGTCTGGCGCTGGTGCCGGAGGATCGCAAGAGCGAAGGGCTGATCCTGTCGATGTCGATCAGCGACAACCTTTCCATGGCCTCGCTCGATCGCCTTTCGCGCGGACCCTTCATCGATGCGGGTCGCGTGCATGCCACCGTCGCGCAGGCCATCGAGCAGCTTCGGATCAGGATCGGCGATCCGGACGATCCGGTCTCGACCCTGTCGGGCGGCAATCAGCAGAAGGTCGTGATCGCCAAATGGCTCGCGACGGGTCCCGACGTGATCCTTCTGAACGACCCGACACGCGGCATCGATGTGGGCACGAAGCAGGAAATCTACCGGCTCATGCGCCGTCTCGCCGACGAGGGCGCCTGCATCCTGTTCTATTCCACCGATTACGAGGAGCTCATCGGCTGCTGCGACCGGGTCGCGGTCATGTACGATGGCCGCGTCGTGCGCGAGCTCGCAGGTAAAGCCATCAACGAGCACAATCTCATTGCGAGCGCGCTGAACATCGTCGAGCCGCGGGAGCAGGCCCAGGATCCGACCCAGGATCCGACCCAGGAGTCGACCCAGGAGTCGACCCAGGAGTCGACCCATGTCTGA
- a CDS encoding sugar ABC transporter substrate-binding protein has protein sequence MTRVFSLSAVAFTGLLLSSVATFAGPKIVSGPGPDLNCFKPWNAQTKYMQWDKKPGPYRIAVVNGFVGNTWRIQMIQTAKAYAEQPGIKEKIKEFKVVSTGTDVAAQLGAVEDFINQGFDAIITLAVAPDGFDRVIRLADRNNVVIVPFDNVLDTDKVMQVNEDQLEIGRLSARHILKELGQKREGKILEVRGLPGNSVDRDRHLGFHEVMDKEGKFQIVEVVGNWDDGTAQKATADAIAVHGKFDAVFTQGGSTGSVRAMMDAKHPFVPMAGEGENGYRKLIAQHVNDGLKGFSYSQSPGLVSISMKAALSALEGNPMPQLISVPIPAVDYTTLKDNVNFWSNLSDNFFAANEFPACGVNITAPEIMAKDAKNTQ, from the coding sequence ATGACGCGCGTCTTTAGCCTGTCTGCAGTTGCTTTCACCGGTCTTCTCCTCTCGTCCGTCGCCACCTTCGCTGGACCCAAGATCGTCTCCGGCCCGGGACCGGATCTGAATTGCTTCAAGCCCTGGAACGCCCAGACCAAGTACATGCAATGGGACAAGAAGCCCGGTCCCTATCGCATCGCCGTGGTCAACGGTTTCGTCGGCAATACCTGGCGCATCCAGATGATCCAGACCGCCAAGGCTTATGCGGAGCAGCCGGGCATCAAGGAGAAGATCAAGGAGTTCAAGGTCGTCTCGACCGGCACGGACGTCGCCGCGCAGCTCGGCGCCGTCGAGGATTTCATCAACCAGGGATTTGACGCGATCATCACGCTGGCCGTCGCGCCCGACGGCTTCGATCGCGTGATCCGCCTTGCCGACCGCAACAACGTGGTGATCGTTCCTTTCGACAACGTGCTCGACACCGACAAGGTGATGCAGGTGAACGAGGACCAGCTCGAGATCGGCCGCCTCTCGGCGCGGCATATCCTGAAGGAGCTGGGCCAGAAGCGGGAGGGCAAGATCCTCGAAGTGAGGGGGCTCCCGGGCAATTCCGTCGACCGCGACCGCCACCTCGGATTCCACGAGGTGATGGACAAGGAAGGCAAGTTCCAGATCGTGGAGGTCGTGGGCAACTGGGACGACGGCACCGCGCAGAAAGCCACCGCCGACGCGATCGCGGTTCACGGAAAATTCGACGCCGTGTTCACGCAGGGCGGGTCGACCGGCTCCGTGCGCGCCATGATGGACGCGAAGCATCCCTTCGTGCCGATGGCCGGGGAGGGCGAGAACGGATATCGAAAGCTCATCGCCCAGCATGTGAACGACGGATTGAAGGGCTTCTCGTACAGCCAGTCGCCGGGCCTCGTGTCGATCTCGATGAAGGCCGCGCTCTCGGCGCTCGAAGGCAACCCGATGCCGCAGCTCATTTCCGTTCCCATCCCGGCGGTCGACTACACGACGCTCAAGGACAACGTGAACTTCTGGTCGAACCTCTCCGACAATTTCTTCGCGGCCAACGAATTCCCGGCCTGCGGCGTGAACATCACCGCGCCTGAGATCATGGCGAAGGATGCCAAGAACACGCAGTAA
- a CDS encoding ABC transporter permease yields MTRAASHGHRLGPDDKPVLFAAGFVLLILLVGTGYTLSTQGSMPLLQPQYILQQLQVGAFLGIVAAGMMLVILLGHIDLSVPWTLTAAAMMATAVGGAWAIPVGIGVGLLVGIVNGLGVAYLRVPSMIFTLGMNAVMRGLMVAHTGGFAPQTAATDLMQYLAVARIGGVVPVALLVWLAVSAAVVVILTRTVLGRAIYAIGNRERAAYLSGIDTSRVILIAFALSGAASGVAGVLLAGYSTKAYQGMGDAYLLPAIAAVVVGGTNILGGRGRYLGTLVGVILIVLLNSVLSIMQMPEAGRQIIYGGVIVMMLLVYGRGDRVTG; encoded by the coding sequence GTGACCCGAGCTGCATCGCATGGCCATCGTCTCGGACCCGACGACAAGCCCGTGCTGTTCGCGGCCGGGTTCGTGCTGCTCATCCTGCTCGTCGGAACGGGCTATACCCTTTCCACGCAGGGCAGCATGCCGCTCCTGCAGCCGCAATACATCCTGCAGCAGCTCCAGGTCGGAGCCTTCCTGGGGATCGTGGCGGCCGGGATGATGCTCGTGATCCTGCTCGGGCATATCGACCTGTCGGTCCCCTGGACCCTGACGGCCGCCGCCATGATGGCCACCGCGGTGGGCGGGGCCTGGGCCATACCGGTCGGCATCGGCGTCGGTCTTCTGGTCGGCATCGTCAACGGGCTCGGCGTCGCCTATCTGCGCGTTCCCTCGATGATCTTCACGCTCGGCATGAACGCCGTGATGAGGGGCCTGATGGTTGCCCACACGGGCGGTTTTGCGCCGCAGACCGCCGCCACCGATCTGATGCAATATCTTGCCGTCGCCCGCATCGGCGGCGTTGTCCCCGTCGCGCTTCTGGTCTGGCTCGCCGTGTCCGCAGCCGTCGTCGTGATCCTCACGCGGACCGTGCTCGGCCGCGCCATCTACGCCATCGGCAACCGGGAGCGGGCGGCCTATCTGTCCGGCATCGACACCAGCCGGGTGATCCTCATCGCCTTCGCGCTGTCCGGAGCCGCGTCCGGCGTCGCCGGGGTCCTTCTCGCCGGCTACTCCACCAAGGCCTATCAAGGCATGGGGGACGCGTATCTGCTGCCCGCCATCGCGGCCGTGGTCGTCGGCGGGACGAACATTCTCGGCGGACGCGGACGCTATCTCGGCACGCTCGTCGGCGTCATCCTGATCGTGCTTCTCAACTCCGTCCTTTCCATCATGCAGATGCCCGAGGCGGGCCGCCAGATCATCTATGGCGGAGTCATCGTCATGATGCTGCTCGTCTACGGACGCGGCGACCGCGTCACGGGATGA